In the Ensifer adhaerens genome, one interval contains:
- a CDS encoding inositol monophosphatase family protein — MTINQPILHDLHKTIAEVAREAALAAGAVARKGFVEANPETLQTQQKAGFFDIVTASDKAAEATACEIIWSRLPASRILGEEGGLQGEGDTTWIIDPIDGTSNFASGLPFFCVSIAAYHAGEPVCGIVYDPIREELFMASGGRLTLNGAEVKPFLRGRSDREVELLTNAPYEGERPSRAAQEAHADLVNSFRAVRRLGSCALHLAYVAAGRVAVAYESKFSAWDIAAGIQLVEAAGGLVAVQDREGRSLEPREEALGSVKRLVVAQAGFDYQSSCLSKLMADGNL; from the coding sequence ATGACCATCAACCAGCCCATCCTCCACGATCTCCACAAGACAATCGCAGAAGTCGCACGCGAGGCCGCACTCGCGGCCGGCGCCGTCGCCCGCAAAGGTTTCGTCGAGGCGAACCCGGAAACGCTGCAAACCCAACAGAAAGCTGGTTTCTTCGACATCGTCACGGCCTCCGACAAGGCGGCGGAGGCGACGGCCTGCGAGATCATCTGGTCTCGGTTGCCCGCATCCCGCATCCTCGGCGAAGAAGGCGGCCTGCAGGGCGAAGGCGACACGACCTGGATCATCGACCCGATCGACGGCACCAGCAATTTCGCTTCGGGCCTGCCCTTCTTCTGCGTCTCGATCGCAGCGTATCATGCGGGCGAGCCGGTCTGCGGCATCGTCTACGACCCGATCCGTGAGGAGCTCTTCATGGCGAGCGGCGGGCGGCTCACTTTGAACGGAGCGGAGGTGAAGCCCTTCTTGCGCGGGCGCAGCGACCGTGAGGTCGAACTCCTGACCAACGCTCCCTACGAGGGCGAGCGCCCTTCGCGTGCAGCGCAGGAAGCCCATGCCGATCTTGTCAATTCCTTCCGTGCTGTGCGCCGTCTCGGCTCCTGCGCACTGCACCTTGCATATGTGGCTGCCGGACGCGTGGCGGTCGCCTACGAATCGAAGTTCAGCGCCTGGGACATCGCGGCCGGCATCCAGCTCGTCGAAGCGGCAGGCGGTCTCGTCGCCGTTCAGGACCGGGAGGGCCGGTCGCTCGAGCCGCGCGAAGAGGCGCTCGGTTCGGTGAAGAGGCTCGTTGTGGCGCAGGCCGGTTTTGACTATCAATCGTCCTGCCTGTCGAAGCTGATGGCAGACGGCAACTTGTGA
- a CDS encoding MurR/RpiR family transcriptional regulator, which yields MLDLIRQSLSQFTPAERRIAEAILDTPSTAITWSITDAARIANVSEPSIIRFCRRLECDGFPDFRLKLAQQLAVRQAPASPAESGADPFTGLVDDVFNRAAESLREARHDLDLDTLRRAVDLLARARRIDVYGYGGSGFLAGETQHRLASLGIASVAYSDPTLQMVSAPRLRGEDVLFVLSFSGRTSYLISNIEIAKKAGARIVSISPGGSVVASLADENINLNAYRASTHPLIVPTGRAPMYVMLDVLFALLARRCEAGAS from the coding sequence ATGCTCGATCTGATCAGGCAGTCTCTCTCGCAATTCACCCCCGCCGAACGCAGGATCGCCGAGGCGATCCTCGACACCCCGAGCACGGCGATAACCTGGTCGATCACCGACGCGGCACGCATCGCCAATGTCAGTGAGCCCTCGATCATCCGGTTCTGCCGGCGGCTCGAATGCGACGGCTTTCCGGACTTCCGCCTGAAGCTCGCCCAGCAGCTCGCCGTGCGCCAGGCGCCGGCAAGCCCGGCGGAAAGCGGCGCCGACCCGTTTACGGGGCTCGTCGACGATGTGTTCAACCGCGCCGCAGAATCGTTGCGCGAAGCCCGGCACGATCTTGACCTCGATACGCTGCGCCGCGCCGTCGATCTGCTCGCCAGGGCCCGCCGCATCGACGTATACGGCTATGGCGGCTCCGGCTTCCTCGCCGGTGAAACTCAACACCGCCTCGCCTCGCTCGGCATAGCAAGCGTTGCCTATTCCGACCCGACCTTGCAGATGGTGTCGGCACCTCGTCTTCGGGGAGAGGACGTGCTTTTCGTGCTCTCGTTTTCGGGCCGCACCAGCTATCTAATCTCGAATATCGAGATTGCAAAAAAGGCCGGCGCACGTATAGTTTCCATCTCTCCCGGCGGTTCCGTCGTCGCTTCCCTCGCCGACGAAAACATCAATCTCAACGCCTACCGCGCCTCGACCCATCCCCTCATCGTACCGACCGGGCGCGCCCCGATGTATGTGATGCTCGACGTGCTTTTTGCCCTGCTTGCGCGAAGATGCGAGGCAGGCGCTTCATGA